In one Nicotiana tomentosiformis chromosome 6, ASM39032v3, whole genome shotgun sequence genomic region, the following are encoded:
- the LOC138894475 gene encoding secreted RxLR effector protein 78-like: MKKAYDSVAWGYLEQVLTYLQLPRRFVQWIMRCIKTVSYSIIINGQPTRPFQAKKGLRQGDPLSPYLFVLVMEYLTRLLKTFKRDPNFNYHPKCGKMNIVQLSFADDLLLFCRGDAISVQLLFQCFQKFSKA, from the coding sequence ATGAAGAAGGCTTATGACTCAGTTGCGTGGGGTTATTTAGAGCAAGTGTTGACATATCTGCAGTTGCCAAGGAGATTTGTGCAATGGATTATGAGATGTATAAAAACAGTCTCATATTCCATCATCATTAATGGGCAGCCTACTAGGCCATTTCAAGCTAAGAAAGGATTGAGACAGGGAGATCCACTATCTCCTTATCTATTTGTATTGGTTATGGAGTATCTGACAAGATTATTAAAGACATTCAAGAGGGACCCTAACTTCAATTACCATCCTAAATGTGGAAAAATGAACATAGTGCAACTGAGCTTTGCTGATGACTTATTGTTGTTCTGTCGAGGTGATGCTATATCTGTTCAGCTACTGTTTCAGTGTTTTCAGAAGTTTTCAAAGGCATAA
- the LOC104113955 gene encoding stearoyl-[acyl-carrier-protein] 9-desaturase, chloroplastic yields the protein MALKLNAFNFQSHKYSSFVLPPMVSLRSPKFFMAASLRSGTKEVETKKPFSPPREVHVQVTHSMPPQKIEIFKSMEDWADQNLLVHLKPVEKCWQPQDFLPDPASDGFHEQVKELRERAKEIPDDYFVVLVGDMITEEALPTYQTMLNTLDGVRDETGASPTSWAIWTRAWTAEENRHGDLLNKYLYLSGRVDMRAIEKTIQYLIGSGMDPRTENNPYLGFIYTSFQERATFVSHGNTARLAKEHGDIKLAQICGIIAADEKRHETAYTKIVEKLFEIDPDGTVLAFADMMRKKISMPAHLMYDGRDDNLFDHFSAVAQRLGVYTAKDYADILEFLVGRWKVADLTGLSGEGRKAQEYVCGLPPRIRRLEERAQGRAKQGPIMPFSWIYDREVKL from the exons ATGGCGTTGAAGTTGAATGCCTTCAACTTTCAATCTCACAAATACTCTTCTTTTGTTCTTCCACCAATGGTGAGCCTTAGATCTCCTAAGTTTTTCATGGCTGCTAGCCTTCGTTCTGGTACAAA GGAAGTTGAGACAAAGAAGCCTTTTTCTCCTCCTCGTGAGGTTCATGTTCAAGTAACACACTCTATGCCGCCTCAAAAAATTGAGATTTTTAAATCTATGGAGGACTGGGCGGATCAAAATTTATTGGTTCACCTGAAACCAGTGGAAAAATGCTGGCAACCACAGGATTTCCTGCCCGATCCTGCTTCAGACGGATTTCATGAACAAGTCAAGGAATTGAGGGAGAGGGCTAAGGAGATTCCAGATGATTATTTTGTTGTTCTAGTTGGGGATATGATCACAGAAGAAGCCCTTCCAACATATCAGACTATGCTTAATACACTGGATGGTGTCCGTGATGAAACCGGAGCAAGCCCTACTTCTTGGGCCATTTGGACACGGGCCTGGACTGCCGAAGAGAACCGGCACGGTGACCTCCTCAACAAGTATCTTTATCTTTCAGGTAGAGTGGACATGAGAGCTATTGAGAAGACAATCCAATACTTAATTGGATCTGGAATG GATCCTAGGACAGAAAACAATCCATACCTAGGATTTATTTACACATCATTCCAAGAGAGGGCAACTTTTGTCTCCCATGGGAACACAGCTAGACTTGCTAAGGAGCATGGGGACATCAAGCTAGCTCAAATATGCGGGATAATTGCTGCAGACGAGAAGCGCCACGAGACAGCCTACACCAAGATTGTTGAAAAGCTTTTCGAGATCGACCCTGATGGCACTGTGCTAGCATTTGCTGATATGATGAGGAAAAAGATATCTATGCCAGCACACTTGATGTACGATGGGCGCGACGACAACCTCTTTGATCACTTCTCAGCAGTTGCTCAGCGTCTCGGCGTCTACACTGCTAAAGACTATGCAGATATACTGGAGTTTCTTGTAGGTAGGTGGAAAGTGGCTGATCTTACTGGATTATCTGGAGAAGGAAGAAAAGCTCAGGAATACGTATGCGGGTTGCCACCAAGAATCCGAAGATTGGAAGAAAGAGCTCAGGGTAGGGCAAAACAAGGACCAATCATGCCATTTAGCTGGATATATGATAGAGAGGTGAAGCTCTAA